In Quadrisphaera sp. RL12-1S, a single genomic region encodes these proteins:
- a CDS encoding MarR family winged helix-turn-helix transcriptional regulator: protein MTSIDTSSAPARTPAAEDLVEEFGSLMRVVHLYKAQSATRSAHSLLFPVTHHGPLRTTALAELVHADPSTTSRQVAELVAEGLVERQDDPADRRACLIATTAAGRAAVSALRAQRARVFAEALSDWAPEEITSFTADLRRFREALAASALSPSTTSPQES, encoded by the coding sequence GTGACATCCATCGACACGTCGAGCGCACCGGCGCGCACGCCGGCCGCCGAGGACCTGGTGGAGGAGTTCGGCTCGCTCATGCGCGTCGTCCACCTCTACAAGGCCCAGTCGGCGACGCGCTCGGCGCACTCCCTGCTCTTCCCGGTGACCCACCACGGGCCGCTGCGCACCACCGCCCTGGCCGAGCTGGTCCACGCGGACCCGTCCACCACCAGCCGCCAGGTCGCCGAGCTGGTCGCCGAGGGCCTGGTCGAGCGCCAGGACGACCCGGCCGACCGCCGCGCCTGCCTCATCGCCACCACCGCCGCGGGTCGCGCCGCGGTCTCCGCGCTGCGCGCCCAGCGCGCCCGCGTCTTCGCCGAGGCCCTGTCCGACTGGGCCCCCGAGGAGATCACCTCGTTCACCGCTGACCTGCGCCGCTTCCGGGAGGCGCTCGCCGCCTCCGCGCTCTCCCCCTCCACCACCTCCCCCCAGGAGTCGTGA
- a CDS encoding MDR family MFS transporter has translation MSSTAAAHPAAPAPTGAFTHRQIMTILSGLLLGMFLAALDQTVVSTAIRTIADDLQGYSLQAWATTAFLITSTISTPLYGKLSDIYGRKPFYLFAIAVFVVGSVLCAFSWSMYSLAAFRAVQGVGAGGLMSLAFAILGDIVPPRERSRYQAFFMAVFGSSSVLGPVIGGVLAGQSSLLGLTGWRWIFFVNVPLGVVAFLVVGRVLRIPHVRRDHRIDWWGAASLVLALVPMLIVAEQGREWGWGSTSSVVCYVLAVVGIAAFVVAERVMGDEALLPPRMFGERTFSIGIVSSFIVGMGMFGGMLLLPQYLQVVKGSSPTVAGLQTLPLMLGIMSAAAVSGRITSKTGRYKVFPVVGTAVLAVALVLFSFVGADTPLVTTMAIMLLFGMGLGLNMQSVILAVQNAVNPRDMGVATSSVTFFRQMGGTLGAAVFLSLLFSLVVGRIATAFTEARGTAAFQQALAADPAQARTLASATSGGGSLNDTSFLNSLDDVIAHPFRVGFSSAMDTIFLIAAGVMVVGFLVTLFLPEKPLRATAGVQAQAEDAAAQQAADGAAAAVAAAAPTSTTPVVEEDDDDRRVGASR, from the coding sequence ATGTCCTCCACCGCAGCGGCGCACCCCGCCGCCCCCGCCCCCACCGGGGCGTTCACGCACCGCCAGATCATGACCATCCTGTCCGGCCTGCTGCTGGGCATGTTCCTCGCCGCGCTCGACCAGACGGTCGTCTCCACCGCCATCCGCACCATCGCGGACGACCTGCAGGGCTACTCCCTGCAGGCGTGGGCCACGACGGCGTTCCTCATCACCTCGACGATCTCCACGCCGCTGTACGGCAAGCTCTCCGACATCTACGGCCGCAAGCCGTTCTACCTGTTCGCCATCGCCGTCTTCGTCGTCGGCTCGGTGCTCTGCGCCTTCTCGTGGTCGATGTACTCCCTCGCCGCCTTCCGTGCGGTGCAGGGCGTCGGCGCCGGCGGCCTCATGAGCCTGGCCTTCGCGATCCTCGGCGACATCGTGCCGCCGCGCGAGCGCTCCCGGTACCAGGCGTTCTTCATGGCCGTCTTCGGCTCCTCCTCCGTGCTGGGCCCGGTCATCGGCGGTGTCCTCGCCGGCCAGAGCTCGCTGCTCGGCCTCACCGGGTGGCGCTGGATCTTCTTCGTCAACGTGCCGCTCGGCGTCGTCGCCTTCCTCGTCGTGGGCCGGGTGCTGCGCATCCCCCACGTCCGCCGCGACCACCGCATCGACTGGTGGGGCGCCGCCTCCCTCGTCCTCGCCCTGGTGCCGATGCTCATCGTGGCCGAGCAGGGCCGCGAGTGGGGCTGGGGCTCCACGAGCTCGGTCGTCTGCTACGTCCTGGCCGTCGTCGGCATCGCGGCGTTCGTCGTCGCCGAGCGCGTCATGGGTGACGAGGCGCTGCTGCCGCCGCGCATGTTCGGCGAGCGCACCTTCTCCATCGGCATCGTCAGCAGCTTCATCGTGGGCATGGGCATGTTCGGCGGGATGCTGCTGCTGCCGCAGTACCTGCAGGTGGTCAAGGGCTCCTCGCCCACCGTGGCCGGCCTGCAGACCCTGCCGCTGATGCTCGGCATCATGAGCGCCGCCGCGGTCTCCGGCCGCATCACCAGCAAGACCGGGCGCTACAAGGTCTTCCCGGTGGTCGGCACGGCCGTCCTCGCCGTCGCCCTGGTCCTGTTCTCCTTCGTCGGCGCGGACACGCCGCTGGTCACCACCATGGCGATCATGCTGCTGTTCGGCATGGGCCTCGGCCTGAACATGCAGTCGGTGATCCTCGCCGTCCAGAACGCCGTCAACCCCCGCGACATGGGCGTGGCCACCTCCTCGGTGACCTTCTTCCGCCAGATGGGCGGCACGCTCGGCGCCGCGGTGTTCCTGTCGCTGCTGTTCAGCCTCGTGGTGGGCCGCATCGCGACCGCGTTCACCGAGGCCCGGGGCACGGCCGCCTTCCAGCAGGCCCTGGCCGCCGACCCCGCCCAGGCCCGGACGCTGGCCAGCGCCACCTCCGGGGGCGGCTCGCTCAACGACACGTCGTTCCTCAACAGCCTCGACGACGTCATCGCCCACCCGTTCCGGGTCGGCTTCTCCTCCGCGATGGACACGATCTTCCTCATCGCGGCGGGCGTCATGGTGGTCGGCTTCCTCGTCACCCTGTTCCTGCCGGAGAAGCCGCTGCGCGCCACGGCCGGCGTCCAGGCCCAGGCCGAGGACGCGGCGGCCCAGCAGGCGGCCGACGGTGCCGCCGCCGCGGTCGCCGCCGCGGCGCCGACCTCCACCACCCCCGTGGTGGAGGAGGACGACGACGACCGCAGGGTCGGCGCCTCCCGCTGA
- the tsaB gene encoding tRNA (adenosine(37)-N6)-threonylcarbamoyltransferase complex dimerization subunit type 1 TsaB translates to MLLLALDTSSAVGVALLEGERVLAHEQHLDARRHGELLAPAVRSVLASAGADRRDLRAVAVGVGPAPFTGLRVGVVTALALGEALGLPVHGVSSLDALAATALAAGPVGSRGPLAGGFVVAADARRREVHWARVAVDDPADALSGWRRTAGPDVSAAADVVTEGLPAVGRGAALYRDALPGPDVLAGAPGDGQDPVALPLDPDPGVLGALVARRLVAGGELLPAQPLYLRRPDAQVPAALAGR, encoded by the coding sequence GTGCTGCTGCTCGCCCTCGACACCTCCTCCGCCGTCGGCGTCGCCCTCCTGGAGGGCGAGCGGGTCCTCGCCCACGAGCAGCACCTCGACGCGCGCCGTCACGGCGAGCTGCTCGCGCCGGCCGTCCGGTCCGTCCTGGCGAGCGCCGGTGCGGACCGCCGCGACCTGCGGGCGGTGGCCGTGGGCGTCGGGCCCGCGCCGTTCACCGGCCTGCGCGTCGGCGTGGTGACCGCCCTCGCGCTCGGCGAGGCGCTCGGCCTGCCGGTGCACGGGGTCAGCAGCCTGGACGCCCTGGCCGCCACCGCGCTCGCGGCCGGACCGGTCGGCAGCCGAGGACCGCTGGCCGGCGGGTTCGTCGTCGCCGCGGACGCCCGCCGGCGCGAGGTCCACTGGGCCCGGGTGGCGGTGGACGACCCCGCGGACGCCCTCTCGGGCTGGCGCCGCACCGCGGGCCCCGACGTCAGCGCCGCCGCCGACGTCGTCACCGAGGGGTTGCCGGCCGTGGGGCGCGGTGCCGCGCTGTACCGCGACGCGCTCCCGGGCCCCGACGTCCTGGCGGGCGCCCCGGGCGACGGCCAGGACCCCGTGGCGCTCCCGCTCGACCCCGACCCGGGCGTGCTCGGCGCCCTCGTGGCCCGGCGGCTGGTCGCAGGGGGGGAGCTGCTGCCCGCGCAGCCGCTGTACCTGCGCCGCCCCGACGCCCAGGTCCCCGCGGCGCTCGCCGGCCGATGA
- the alr gene encoding alanine racemase: protein MSGGRWHEHWTGQVVVDLDAIAANAALLVERAAPAAVMAVVKADAYGHGLVPVARAALAGGATWLGVAQLAEALALRAGGVDAPVLCWLWAPGQDVAAAVAAGVDLSASSADAVEVLADAARAAGRPVRLHLEAETGMGRGGATAAGWPDAVRAALRARADGTAELVGAWSHLARADEPGHPSLARQREAFERALEVAEDLGATFAVRHLANSAAVLTDPGLRYDLVRPGIALYGLSPGDGVGSSEQLGLRPAMSVRTRLALVKDVEAGQGVSYGHTYTTDRPTRLALVPLGYADGVPRAASGVGPVVVAGGRTTVAGRVCMDQFVVDLSGLPGAERAAAGDLVELFGDGALGAPTADDWARACGTIGYEVVARVSARLPRRYTGSAGAPATDDDQDTGQTTGHETSEQGGPGL from the coding sequence CTGAGCGGCGGCCGCTGGCACGAGCACTGGACGGGCCAGGTGGTGGTGGACCTGGACGCCATCGCCGCCAACGCCGCCCTGCTCGTCGAGCGGGCCGCTCCCGCAGCGGTCATGGCGGTGGTCAAGGCCGACGCGTACGGCCACGGGCTCGTTCCCGTCGCGCGGGCCGCCCTCGCCGGCGGAGCCACCTGGCTGGGCGTGGCGCAGCTGGCGGAGGCGCTGGCCCTGCGCGCGGGCGGGGTCGACGCCCCGGTGCTGTGCTGGCTGTGGGCACCCGGGCAGGACGTGGCGGCCGCGGTGGCCGCCGGGGTGGACCTCTCGGCGTCCTCCGCCGACGCCGTGGAGGTCCTCGCGGACGCCGCACGCGCCGCGGGCCGGCCCGTGCGGCTGCACCTGGAGGCCGAGACCGGGATGGGGCGCGGCGGCGCGACCGCCGCGGGCTGGCCGGACGCGGTGCGGGCCGCCCTGCGCGCCCGGGCTGACGGGACCGCCGAGCTGGTGGGCGCGTGGTCGCACCTGGCCCGCGCCGACGAGCCGGGGCATCCCAGCCTGGCGCGGCAGCGCGAGGCGTTCGAGCGCGCGCTGGAGGTCGCGGAGGACCTCGGCGCCACCTTCGCGGTGCGGCACCTGGCCAACTCCGCCGCCGTCCTCACCGACCCCGGTCTCCGGTACGACCTCGTGCGACCGGGCATCGCCCTCTACGGGCTGTCGCCGGGCGACGGCGTGGGCAGCTCCGAGCAGCTGGGGCTGCGACCCGCGATGTCCGTGCGGACGCGCCTGGCGCTGGTCAAGGACGTGGAGGCGGGGCAGGGCGTCTCGTACGGGCACACCTACACCACCGACCGTCCGACGCGGCTGGCCCTGGTGCCCCTGGGGTACGCCGACGGCGTGCCCCGCGCGGCCAGCGGCGTGGGCCCGGTGGTGGTGGCGGGGGGCCGCACCACCGTGGCCGGCCGGGTCTGCATGGACCAGTTCGTGGTGGACCTGTCAGGCCTTCCGGGGGCGGAGCGGGCCGCCGCGGGTGACCTCGTGGAGCTGTTCGGCGACGGCGCGCTCGGCGCCCCCACCGCTGACGACTGGGCCCGGGCGTGCGGCACCATCGGCTACGAGGTGGTGGCGCGGGTCTCCGCGCGGCTGCCCCGCCGGTACACCGGCTCCGCCGGGGCACCGGCGACCGATGACGACCAGGACACCGGCCAGACCACCGGCCACGAGACCAGCGAGCAGGGAGGGCCAGGGCTGTGA
- a CDS encoding lipoate--protein ligase family protein yields MHGEYKVPGGKLVVVDLEVTGPHELSAGGVLRDVRISGDFFLEPDDALEAIDAALEGLPADTEAADLAARVRSALPAGAVLVGVTPEAVAVVVRRALARATGFADHAWSLVHRGPESPELLMALDEVLLEEVAQGRRGPTLRVWEWDRPTVIIGSFQSLRNEVDAEAAGELGVDVVRRISGGGAMFAEPGNTITWSLTVPSSLVAGMGFVESYAFLDAWVLEALADLGVRAEYRPINDIVSAAGKIAGAAQKRRPGAVLHHVTMSYDIDATKMLRVLRIGREKLSDKGTTSAAKRVDPLRSQTGMAREDVISAMAASFRSRYGLVDGDVTEAELAAARDLAQRKYLDPAWTARVP; encoded by the coding sequence GTGCACGGCGAGTACAAGGTCCCCGGCGGCAAGCTGGTGGTGGTCGACCTCGAGGTCACCGGCCCGCACGAGCTGAGCGCCGGGGGAGTGCTGCGCGACGTCCGCATCTCGGGCGACTTCTTCCTGGAGCCGGACGACGCCCTCGAGGCGATCGACGCCGCGCTCGAGGGGCTGCCCGCCGACACCGAGGCCGCCGACCTGGCCGCTCGGGTCCGCTCCGCGCTGCCGGCCGGTGCCGTGCTCGTCGGGGTGACGCCGGAAGCGGTCGCCGTCGTCGTGCGGCGGGCCCTGGCGCGGGCGACGGGCTTCGCCGACCACGCGTGGTCGCTCGTGCACCGCGGGCCGGAGAGCCCCGAGCTGCTCATGGCCCTCGACGAGGTGCTCCTGGAGGAGGTGGCCCAGGGGCGGCGCGGGCCGACGCTGCGGGTGTGGGAGTGGGACCGCCCGACGGTGATCATCGGCAGCTTCCAGTCGCTGCGCAACGAGGTCGACGCGGAGGCGGCCGGCGAGCTCGGCGTGGACGTGGTGCGGCGGATCAGCGGCGGCGGGGCCATGTTCGCCGAGCCCGGCAACACCATCACGTGGTCGCTGACCGTGCCGTCGTCCCTGGTGGCGGGGATGGGCTTCGTCGAGTCCTACGCCTTCCTCGACGCCTGGGTGCTGGAGGCGCTCGCGGACCTGGGGGTCCGGGCCGAGTACCGCCCCATCAACGACATCGTCTCCGCCGCGGGGAAGATCGCGGGCGCCGCCCAGAAGCGCAGGCCCGGCGCGGTGCTGCACCACGTGACGATGTCGTACGACATCGACGCCACCAAGATGCTGCGGGTGCTGCGCATCGGCCGCGAGAAGCTCTCCGACAAGGGGACCACCAGCGCTGCCAAGCGCGTGGACCCGCTGCGCTCCCAGACCGGCATGGCCCGCGAGGACGTCATCAGCGCCATGGCCGCCTCGTTCCGCTCGCGGTACGGCCTCGTGGACGGGGACGTCACCGAGGCGGAGCTGGCGGCGGCGCGCGACCTGGCGCAGCGCAAGTACCTCGACCCTGCCTGGACCGCCCGGGTGCCCTGA
- the rimI gene encoding ribosomal protein S18-alanine N-acetyltransferase: MTPAVPAAPGGPLARVLLRRLRWWDVERLLPVEAELFGAGAWSAELFWSELAAPGRTYLAAEDRDGALLGYGGLALAGPDADVQTLAVAPGAQRRGVGGLLLDALVAAAREGGASAVLLEVRADNAPAAALYAARGFERIGVRRRYYQPEDVDAHVLRLRLGGSGARSGAETHRS, translated from the coding sequence ATGACCCCGGCTGTCCCGGCCGCCCCGGGGGGCCCCCTCGCCCGCGTGCTGCTGCGCCGCCTGCGCTGGTGGGACGTCGAGCGGCTGCTCCCCGTCGAGGCGGAGCTGTTCGGCGCCGGCGCCTGGAGCGCGGAGCTGTTCTGGTCGGAGCTGGCTGCCCCCGGCCGCACCTACCTGGCCGCCGAGGACCGGGACGGCGCCCTGCTCGGATACGGCGGCCTGGCGCTCGCCGGGCCCGACGCCGACGTGCAGACCCTCGCCGTGGCGCCGGGGGCGCAGCGGCGCGGTGTCGGCGGGCTCCTGCTCGACGCCCTGGTCGCCGCGGCGCGCGAGGGCGGCGCCAGCGCGGTGCTGCTGGAGGTCCGCGCCGACAACGCGCCGGCCGCGGCGCTGTACGCGGCCCGCGGGTTCGAGCGGATCGGGGTGCGCCGGCGCTACTACCAGCCCGAGGACGTCGACGCGCACGTGCTGCGCCTGCGCCTGGGGGGTTCCGGAGCCCGTTCCGGCGCCGAGACCCACCGCTCGTAG
- the tsaD gene encoding tRNA (adenosine(37)-N6)-threonylcarbamoyltransferase complex transferase subunit TsaD, with amino-acid sequence MTLAAGTADPAAPLVLGIESSCDETGVALVRGAQLLGHAVASSVDEHVRFGGVVPEIASRAHLEALLPTMRRACEEAGATLADVDAVAVTAGPGLAGALLVGVAAAKALALALDVPLLGVNHLVAHVAVDVLVSGALPERSVALLVSGGHTELLDVRSPAGTGVGALRVELLGQTLDDAAGEAFDKVARLLGLPYPGGPHVQRAAESGDPAAFAFPRGLTAAHDLRRHPYDFSFSGLKTAVARQVDAHRRAGGEVDGPFVADVAASFSEAVADVLARKTVSAAQDRGVQTVLLGGGVAANARVRGLLAERCEAAGLALRVPPLRLCTDNGAMVAALGALALADGLGPSPLDLATDPGLPVSTIVV; translated from the coding sequence GTGACCCTGGCCGCCGGTACCGCCGACCCTGCCGCGCCGCTCGTGCTGGGCATCGAGAGCTCCTGCGACGAGACCGGCGTCGCTCTCGTTCGCGGTGCGCAGCTGCTCGGGCACGCCGTGGCCAGCAGCGTGGACGAGCACGTGAGGTTCGGGGGCGTCGTCCCGGAGATCGCCAGCCGCGCGCACCTCGAGGCGCTGCTGCCGACGATGCGCCGCGCGTGCGAGGAGGCGGGTGCGACCCTCGCCGACGTCGACGCGGTGGCCGTCACGGCCGGGCCCGGCCTCGCCGGCGCCCTCCTGGTCGGCGTGGCCGCGGCCAAGGCCCTCGCGCTGGCGCTCGACGTGCCGCTGCTCGGCGTCAACCACCTCGTCGCGCACGTGGCTGTGGACGTGCTGGTCTCGGGTGCCCTGCCCGAGCGCAGCGTCGCGCTGCTGGTCTCCGGCGGGCACACCGAGCTGCTCGACGTCCGCAGCCCCGCCGGGACCGGGGTGGGGGCGCTGCGCGTGGAGCTGCTCGGCCAGACCCTCGACGACGCCGCCGGGGAGGCCTTCGACAAGGTCGCCCGCCTCCTGGGCCTGCCCTACCCCGGCGGTCCGCACGTGCAGCGCGCCGCCGAGTCCGGCGACCCGGCGGCCTTCGCCTTCCCCCGCGGGCTGACGGCCGCGCACGACCTGCGCCGCCACCCCTACGACTTCTCCTTCTCCGGCCTCAAGACCGCCGTGGCGCGCCAGGTGGACGCGCACCGCCGCGCCGGTGGCGAGGTGGACGGGCCCTTCGTCGCGGACGTCGCCGCCTCCTTCTCGGAGGCCGTGGCCGACGTGCTGGCCCGCAAGACCGTGAGCGCAGCCCAGGACCGCGGCGTGCAGACCGTGCTGCTCGGCGGAGGCGTGGCCGCCAACGCGCGGGTGCGCGGTCTGCTCGCCGAGCGGTGCGAGGCGGCGGGCCTGGCGCTGCGCGTGCCGCCGCTGCGGCTGTGCACCGACAACGGCGCGATGGTCGCCGCGCTCGGCGCGCTGGCGCTCGCCGACGGGCTCGGCCCCTCCCCGCTCGACCTGGCGACCGACCCCGGTCTGCCGGTCTCCACCATCGTCGTCTGA
- a CDS encoding bifunctional ADP-dependent NAD(P)H-hydrate dehydratase/NAD(P)H-hydrate epimerase, which translates to MTAAHTVEAVRRAEQAADPGLAGRPAGHDGPLMLRAAAGLAAVVAGEVRRRRGRLYGARAVLLVGPGSNGGDALHAGARLAAGGVHVVALQSGARAHAGGLAALRAAGGRVLPPAADGVAARSALAAADVVLDGLLGTGGRPGLDASASALVEAVPARALVVAVDVPSGVAAGSGELPRHADGRPACVHADVTVTFGTAKPALLLPPASRAAGRVVVVDIGLDPAVLGPAAVEEFDPEQAALLWPVPGPDDDKYSRGVLGVVAGGDTYTGAALLCTTAAVLAGAGMVRYVGPPRASDLVRQRLPEVVPGPGRVQAWAVGSGVDPDDDAQAGPVAHALAAATPDDGTDGVPCLLDAGALPALARRVRERGPLDPARTSVLLTPHAGELARLLTDLGDGDGQVERAAVEDRPLEHAQRAARRTGAVVLLKGSTTLVVTPGGWVRSQTDGPGWLGTAGAGDVLAGVAGTLLAAGLDPFDAGALATAVHGRAAVVASGGGPLHAEAVARAVPGVVAHLLTRREWPS; encoded by the coding sequence GTGACCGCCGCCCACACCGTCGAGGCCGTCCGGCGCGCCGAGCAGGCCGCCGACCCCGGCCTGGCCGGTCGCCCGGCCGGGCACGACGGCCCGCTCATGCTCCGCGCGGCCGCTGGGCTCGCCGCCGTGGTGGCCGGTGAGGTCCGCCGCCGGCGCGGCCGCCTCTACGGGGCGCGCGCGGTGCTCCTCGTCGGGCCCGGCAGCAACGGCGGGGACGCCCTGCACGCGGGGGCCCGCCTCGCGGCCGGCGGGGTGCACGTGGTGGCCCTGCAGTCCGGCGCCCGCGCGCACGCCGGCGGTCTGGCGGCCCTGCGGGCGGCCGGCGGCAGGGTGTTGCCCCCCGCCGCGGACGGCGTCGCGGCCCGCTCCGCGCTCGCGGCCGCTGACGTGGTGCTGGACGGGCTGCTCGGCACCGGTGGCCGTCCCGGGCTGGACGCCTCCGCCTCCGCCCTGGTGGAGGCGGTGCCCGCGCGGGCGCTCGTCGTGGCCGTGGACGTGCCCAGCGGGGTCGCCGCCGGCAGCGGCGAGCTCCCGCGACACGCGGACGGGCGACCGGCCTGCGTCCACGCCGACGTGACGGTGACCTTCGGCACCGCGAAGCCCGCACTGCTGCTGCCGCCCGCGTCCCGGGCGGCGGGGCGCGTCGTCGTCGTCGACATCGGCCTCGACCCCGCCGTGCTGGGACCGGCCGCGGTGGAGGAGTTCGACCCCGAGCAGGCGGCGCTGCTGTGGCCCGTGCCGGGTCCCGACGACGACAAGTACTCCCGCGGCGTGCTCGGCGTGGTGGCCGGCGGTGACACGTACACCGGCGCCGCGCTGCTGTGCACCACCGCGGCGGTGCTGGCCGGGGCCGGGATGGTCCGCTACGTCGGCCCGCCCCGCGCCAGCGACCTCGTGCGCCAGCGGCTGCCCGAGGTGGTCCCGGGGCCCGGCCGGGTGCAGGCGTGGGCCGTCGGCTCCGGCGTCGACCCCGACGACGACGCCCAGGCCGGTCCCGTGGCGCACGCCCTGGCCGCCGCCACCCCCGACGACGGCACGGACGGCGTGCCGTGCCTGCTGGACGCCGGCGCGCTGCCCGCCCTGGCACGGCGCGTGCGCGAGCGCGGACCGCTCGACCCCGCGCGCACGTCAGTGCTGCTCACCCCGCACGCCGGGGAGCTCGCCCGGCTGCTGACCGACCTCGGGGACGGGGACGGGCAGGTCGAGCGCGCCGCCGTCGAGGACCGCCCGCTTGAGCACGCGCAGCGCGCGGCGCGCAGGACCGGCGCCGTCGTCCTGCTCAAGGGGTCCACGACGCTGGTGGTCACCCCCGGCGGGTGGGTGCGCTCGCAGACCGACGGGCCGGGCTGGCTCGGCACCGCGGGCGCCGGTGACGTGCTCGCGGGCGTGGCCGGGACGCTCCTGGCGGCGGGGCTGGACCCCTTCGACGCCGGGGCCCTGGCCACGGCCGTGCACGGCCGCGCCGCGGTGGTGGCCAGCGGGGGTGGCCCCCTGCACGCCGAGGCGGTGGCGCGGGCGGTTCCCGGCGTGGTCGCCCACCTCCTGACCCGGCGGGAGTGGCCCTCGTGA
- a CDS encoding acyl-CoA dehydrogenase family protein, which translates to MSTTTQPTAQPTAQPTTQAERLAAARARLQPVFDAVVRDVVQREVDHQLPREQVEALVAAGFTRLRVPVEHGGDGLDLVSFTELMIDLAAVDSNLPQIFRGQVAWVEHLLSLPEGPYRDAWFARVAAGEWTGNAWSETGGTTLGGQSTKVRRDADGRWRVSGRKYYTTGTIYAGWTDVVAQLTDEATVAAQEAGDAAAGTVTALVRLDQPGVTVSDDWDGFGQQLTGTGTLVLEDAVVAEDDLAPFDDRFRYQTALYQLVLLAVHAGIAAAVERDTAHEVRSRTRSYSHGLAPVVREDPQVLAVAGEISSVAFAARAIALAAASAVQGAADTAHDRDSEADLAANVRAEIATAQAQVVLSESVPRAATLLFNTLGASGTSRAKDLDRHWRNARTVASHNPVIYKTRIVGDWSVNGTTPPFVWAIGTHTQATAAPQR; encoded by the coding sequence ATGAGCACCACCACCCAGCCCACCGCCCAGCCCACCGCCCAGCCCACCACGCAGGCCGAGCGGCTCGCCGCGGCCCGCGCCCGCCTGCAGCCGGTCTTCGACGCCGTCGTCCGCGACGTGGTGCAGCGCGAGGTCGACCACCAGCTGCCGCGCGAGCAGGTGGAAGCCCTGGTGGCGGCGGGCTTCACGCGCCTGCGCGTGCCCGTCGAGCACGGTGGTGACGGCCTCGACCTGGTCTCCTTCACCGAGCTGATGATCGACCTGGCCGCAGTCGACTCCAACCTCCCGCAGATCTTCCGCGGGCAGGTCGCGTGGGTGGAGCACCTGCTCTCCCTGCCCGAGGGGCCCTACCGCGACGCGTGGTTCGCGCGCGTCGCCGCGGGGGAGTGGACCGGCAACGCGTGGAGCGAGACGGGCGGCACCACCCTGGGCGGCCAGTCGACCAAGGTGCGCCGCGACGCCGACGGCCGCTGGCGCGTCAGCGGCCGCAAGTACTACACGACCGGCACGATCTACGCCGGGTGGACCGACGTGGTCGCCCAGCTCACCGACGAGGCGACCGTGGCCGCGCAGGAGGCCGGGGACGCCGCCGCGGGGACGGTCACGGCGCTCGTGCGGCTGGACCAGCCCGGCGTGACCGTCAGCGACGACTGGGACGGCTTCGGCCAGCAGCTCACGGGCACCGGCACGCTGGTGCTCGAGGACGCGGTGGTCGCGGAGGACGACCTGGCGCCGTTCGACGACAGGTTCCGCTACCAGACGGCGCTCTACCAGCTGGTGCTGCTGGCGGTGCACGCCGGCATCGCCGCCGCGGTGGAGCGCGACACCGCCCACGAGGTGCGCTCGCGCACCCGCTCCTACAGCCACGGGCTGGCACCGGTGGTCCGCGAGGACCCGCAGGTGCTCGCGGTGGCCGGGGAGATCTCCTCGGTCGCGTTCGCCGCCCGCGCGATCGCGCTGGCCGCCGCGTCCGCCGTCCAGGGGGCGGCGGACACCGCGCACGACCGCGACAGCGAGGCCGACCTCGCCGCCAACGTCCGCGCGGAGATCGCCACCGCGCAGGCCCAGGTGGTGCTCTCGGAGAGCGTCCCGCGCGCCGCGACGCTCCTGTTCAACACCCTCGGCGCCTCGGGCACGTCGCGCGCGAAGGACCTCGACCGGCACTGGCGCAACGCCCGCACGGTCGCCTCGCACAACCCGGTGATCTACAAGACGCGCATCGTGGGTGACTGGTCCGTCAACGGCACCACGCCGCCGTTCGTCTGGGCCATCGGCACGCACACCCAGGCCACTGCCGCGCCCCAGCGCTGA
- the tsaE gene encoding tRNA (adenosine(37)-N6)-threonylcarbamoyltransferase complex ATPase subunit type 1 TsaE produces the protein MHELGRALARLLRPGDLVVLTGDLGAGKTTLAQGLGDGLGVRGPVTSPTFVISRVHPSLVGGPALVHVDAYRLGSAGEVDDLDLDASLEEAVTVVEWGAGLVEQLASDRLEVQLERPSTEADGEVRRVVLRGVGVRWQGVELPAP, from the coding sequence ATGCACGAGCTGGGCCGTGCGCTCGCACGGCTCCTGCGCCCCGGGGACCTCGTCGTCCTCACCGGTGACCTGGGCGCGGGCAAGACCACGCTGGCCCAGGGCCTCGGGGACGGTCTCGGGGTCCGCGGTCCGGTGACCTCGCCGACGTTCGTCATCTCCCGGGTGCACCCCTCCCTCGTCGGCGGGCCGGCCCTCGTGCACGTGGACGCCTACCGGCTCGGCTCGGCCGGCGAGGTGGACGACCTCGACCTGGACGCCTCCCTGGAGGAGGCGGTCACCGTGGTCGAGTGGGGCGCGGGACTGGTGGAGCAGCTGGCGTCCGACCGCCTGGAGGTGCAGCTGGAGCGTCCCTCCACCGAGGCCGACGGCGAGGTGCGGCGGGTGGTCCTGCGCGGGGTCGGGGTCCGCTGGCAGGGCGTGGAGCTGCCCGCTCCCTGA